A window of Maylandia zebra isolate NMK-2024a unplaced genomic scaffold, Mzebra_GT3a scaffold09, whole genome shotgun sequence contains these coding sequences:
- the LOC112433040 gene encoding uncharacterized protein LOC112433040 isoform X3 → MSSTQKDQHGARSQRSQEADKPHRRKGEKKHTCDECGKGFTVRASLKRHQVIHTGERPFSCDLCGKYFSWKDSLKKHQLIHSGVKAYSCDQCGRAFTHSSHLQKHLVTHSGIKPYSCDECGKGFTVRASLKRHQVIHTGERPFSCDLCGKSFSLEGSLKQHQLIHSGVKAYSCDQCGRAFTQSSSLQKHLVTHSGIKAYSCDICGKTFSQRESRNIHLRIHTRHDVYCCEQCGKEFTQSSSLQKHLVTHSGIKPYSCDECGMEFTLKASLKQHQVIHTGERPFSCDMCGKSFSLKGYLKQHQLIHSGVKAYSCDQCGRAFTRSSHLQSHLVTHSGIKPYSCDECGMEFTLKASLKQHQVIHTGERPFSCDMCGKSFSLKGYLKQHQLIHSGVKAYSCDQCGRAFTRSSHLQSHLVTHSGIKPYSCDECGMEFTLKASLKQHQVIHTGERPFSCDMCGKYFSLKEYLKKHQLIHSGVKAYSCDQCGRAFTQSSSLQKHLVTHSGIKPYSCDICGKTFSRRESRNIHLRIHTRHDVYCCEQCGKQFTTDAHLQRHMFTHTEERPYQCDLCEKTFKSPRYLRQHQQIHTRKRLYKCSYCEKQSDTHGSSSQPCHHCGGL, encoded by the exons atgagctcaacacagaag gaccaacatggagccagaagtcagcgctctcaggaggccgacaaacctcacagaagaaagggagagaaaaaacacacctgtgacgagtgtgggaagggttttactgtgagggcttcactaaaacggcatcaggtcatccacactggagagagaccgttcagctgtgacttgtgtggaaagtatTTTTCCTGGAAGGAttccctaaaaaaacaccagctcatccacagtggagttaaagcgtacagctgtgatcagtgtgggagagcttttactcacagtagccacttacagaagcatctagttacccactctggaattaagccatacagctgtgacgagtgtgggaagggttttactgtgagggcttcactaaaacggcatcaggtcatccacactggagagagaccgttcagctgtgacttgtgtggaaagtctttttccttggagggttccctaaaacaacaccagctcatccacagtggagttaaagcgtacagctgtgatcagtgtggcagagcttttactcaaagtagcagcttacagaagcatctagttacccactctggaattaaggcatacagctgtgacatctgtggaaaaactttcagccagagagaGAGCCGAAAtatacacctacgcattcacaccagacatgatgtgtactgctgtgaacagtgtggcaaagagtttactcaaagtagcagcttacagaagcatctagttacccactctggaattaagccatacagctgtgacgagtgtgggatggagtttactctgaaggcttcactaaaacagcatcaggtcatccacactggagagagaccgttcagctgtgacatgtgtggaaagtctttttccttgaagggttacctaaaacaacaccagctcatccacagtggagttaaagcgtacagctgtgatcagtgtggcagagcttttactcgcagtagccacttacagagtcatctagttacccactctggaattaagccatacagctgtgacgagtgtgggatggagtttactctgaaggcttcactaaaacagcatcaggtcatccacactggagagagaccgttcagctgtgacatgtgtggaaagtctttttccttgaagggttacctaaaacaacaccagctcatccacagtggagttaaagcgtacagctgtgatcagtgtggcagagcttttactcgcagtagccacttacagagtcatctagttacccactctggaattaagccatacagctgtgacgagtgtgggatggagtttactctgaaggcttcactaaaacagcatcaggtcatccacactggagagagaccgttcagctgtgacatgTGTGGAAAGTATTTTTCCTTGAAGGAGtacctaaaaaaacaccaactcatccacagtggagttaaagcgtacagctgtgatcagtgtggcagagcttttactcaaagtagcagcttacagaagcatctagttacccactctggaattaagccatacagctgtgacatctgtggaaaaactttcagccggaGAGAGAGCCGAAAtatacacctacgcattcacaccagacatgatgtgtactgctgtgaacagtgtggcaaacagtttacaacagacgcacacttacaacgacacatgtttacccacactgaggagagaccttatcaatgtgacctgtgtgagaagacttttaaatctccacgttacctgagacaacaccagcagatccacaccagaaagagactctacaagtgcagctactgtgag aagcagagcgacacacatggatccagttctcaaccctgtcatcactgtggtg
- the LOC112433040 gene encoding uncharacterized protein LOC112433040 isoform X4: protein MSSTQKDQHGARSQRSQEADKPHRRKGEKKHTCDECGKGFTVRASLKRHQVIHTGERPFSCDLCGKYFSWKDSLKKHQLIHSGVKAYSCDQCGRAFTHSSHLQKHLVTHSGIKPYSCDECGKGFTVRASLKRHQVIHTGERPFSCDLCGKSFSLEGSLKQHQLIHSGVKAYSCDQCGRAFTQSSSLQKHLVTHSGIKAYSCDICGKTFSQRESRNIHLRIHTRHDVYCCEQCGKEFTQSSSLQKHLVTHSGIKPYSCDECGMEFTLKASLKQHQVIHTGERPFSCDMCGKSFSLKGYLKQHQLIHSGVKAYSCDQCGRAFTRSSHLQSHLVTHSGIKPYSCDECGMEFTLKASLKQHQVIHTGERPFSCDMCGKSFSLKGYLKQHQLIHSGVKAYSCDQCGRAFTRSSHLQSHLVTHSGIKPYSCDECGMEFTLKASLKQHQVIHTGERPFSCDMCGKYFSLKEYLKKHQLIHSGVKAYSCDQCGRAFTQSSSLQKHLVTHSGIKPYSCDICGKTFSRRESRNIHLRIHTRHDVYCCEQCGKQFTTDAHLQRHMFTHTEERPYQCDLCEKTFKSPRYLRQHQQIHTRKRLYKCSYCEVQQ, encoded by the exons atgagctcaacacagaag gaccaacatggagccagaagtcagcgctctcaggaggccgacaaacctcacagaagaaagggagagaaaaaacacacctgtgacgagtgtgggaagggttttactgtgagggcttcactaaaacggcatcaggtcatccacactggagagagaccgttcagctgtgacttgtgtggaaagtatTTTTCCTGGAAGGAttccctaaaaaaacaccagctcatccacagtggagttaaagcgtacagctgtgatcagtgtgggagagcttttactcacagtagccacttacagaagcatctagttacccactctggaattaagccatacagctgtgacgagtgtgggaagggttttactgtgagggcttcactaaaacggcatcaggtcatccacactggagagagaccgttcagctgtgacttgtgtggaaagtctttttccttggagggttccctaaaacaacaccagctcatccacagtggagttaaagcgtacagctgtgatcagtgtggcagagcttttactcaaagtagcagcttacagaagcatctagttacccactctggaattaaggcatacagctgtgacatctgtggaaaaactttcagccagagagaGAGCCGAAAtatacacctacgcattcacaccagacatgatgtgtactgctgtgaacagtgtggcaaagagtttactcaaagtagcagcttacagaagcatctagttacccactctggaattaagccatacagctgtgacgagtgtgggatggagtttactctgaaggcttcactaaaacagcatcaggtcatccacactggagagagaccgttcagctgtgacatgtgtggaaagtctttttccttgaagggttacctaaaacaacaccagctcatccacagtggagttaaagcgtacagctgtgatcagtgtggcagagcttttactcgcagtagccacttacagagtcatctagttacccactctggaattaagccatacagctgtgacgagtgtgggatggagtttactctgaaggcttcactaaaacagcatcaggtcatccacactggagagagaccgttcagctgtgacatgtgtggaaagtctttttccttgaagggttacctaaaacaacaccagctcatccacagtggagttaaagcgtacagctgtgatcagtgtggcagagcttttactcgcagtagccacttacagagtcatctagttacccactctggaattaagccatacagctgtgacgagtgtgggatggagtttactctgaaggcttcactaaaacagcatcaggtcatccacactggagagagaccgttcagctgtgacatgTGTGGAAAGTATTTTTCCTTGAAGGAGtacctaaaaaaacaccaactcatccacagtggagttaaagcgtacagctgtgatcagtgtggcagagcttttactcaaagtagcagcttacagaagcatctagttacccactctggaattaagccatacagctgtgacatctgtggaaaaactttcagccggaGAGAGAGCCGAAAtatacacctacgcattcacaccagacatgatgtgtactgctgtgaacagtgtggcaaacagtttacaacagacgcacacttacaacgacacatgtttacccacactgaggagagaccttatcaatgtgacctgtgtgagaagacttttaaatctccacgttacctgagacaacaccagcagatccacaccagaaagagactctacaagtgcagctactgtgag